A genomic segment from Nymphalis io chromosome 7, ilAglIoxx1.1, whole genome shotgun sequence encodes:
- the LOC126769552 gene encoding protein FAM177B isoform X1 encodes MENNGGNRPDSQVNLTMNRSIRILHFSDGVEEEIEEEKVNELQSVNKTDANVDPKSLTWGPWLSYQATKSGSKVLNAVDYAGESLANFFGITTPKYQIEINEYERLQEEKKKIEDESAGWVPKNGGGNIPLVLNEPLKVVGNHGNMV; translated from the exons ATGGAAAATAATGGAGGAAATAGGCCGGACTCTCAAGTAAATTTGACTATGAACAGGTCTATAAGAATTTTACACTTTAGTGATGGAGTAGAGGAAGAAATAGAAGAAGAAAAGGTGAATGAGCTTCAAAGTGTTAATAAGACCGATGCAAATGTAGATCCA AAATCACTAACTTGGGGACCTTGGTTATCATATCAGGCAACAAAATCAGGATCAAAGGTTCTAAATGCAGTGGATTATGCAGGGGAATCATTGGCTAACTTCTTTGGCATAACAACACCTAAAtatcaaatagaaataaatgaatatgaaagATTACAAGAAGAGAAAAAGAAGATAGAAGATGAATCGGCCGGCTGGGTGCCAAAGAATGGAGGAGGAAATATACCTCTAGTACTGAATGAACCATTAAAAGTTGTAGGAAACCATGGTAATATGGTTTAA
- the LOC126769552 gene encoding protein FAM177B isoform X2, with the protein MENNGGNRPDSQVNLTMNRSIRILHFSDGVEEEIEEEKKSLTWGPWLSYQATKSGSKVLNAVDYAGESLANFFGITTPKYQIEINEYERLQEEKKKIEDESAGWVPKNGGGNIPLVLNEPLKVVGNHGNMV; encoded by the exons ATGGAAAATAATGGAGGAAATAGGCCGGACTCTCAAGTAAATTTGACTATGAACAGGTCTATAAGAATTTTACACTTTAGTGATGGAGTAGAGGAAGAAATAGAAGAAGAAAAG AAATCACTAACTTGGGGACCTTGGTTATCATATCAGGCAACAAAATCAGGATCAAAGGTTCTAAATGCAGTGGATTATGCAGGGGAATCATTGGCTAACTTCTTTGGCATAACAACACCTAAAtatcaaatagaaataaatgaatatgaaagATTACAAGAAGAGAAAAAGAAGATAGAAGATGAATCGGCCGGCTGGGTGCCAAAGAATGGAGGAGGAAATATACCTCTAGTACTGAATGAACCATTAAAAGTTGTAGGAAACCATGGTAATATGGTTTAA